The proteins below are encoded in one region of Segatella copri:
- a CDS encoding ORF6N domain-containing protein — MADNIEHQDKGELVANCDRFNSLKHSTVRSYAFTEQGVAMLSTVIRSETAIRISIRIMDAFVAIRRFMVTNAEVFQRLSTMKYHQLEMQQHLQESDKRIEDHFLCIDDDVYHIGASIKDLGKKWFGFSKMEILTPEELVERINRG; from the coding sequence ATGGCAGATAATATAGAACATCAAGATAAAGGAGAACTGGTCGCAAATTGCGACCGGTTCAATAGTTTGAAGCACTCAACAGTTCGCTCATATGCTTTTACAGAACAGGGAGTGGCTATGCTCTCCACTGTTATTAGAAGTGAAACCGCAATTCGTATAAGCATACGTATTATGGATGCATTTGTTGCAATAAGACGTTTCATGGTGACAAATGCAGAAGTTTTCCAACGTCTTTCAACTATGAAGTACCATCAATTGGAAATGCAGCAACACTTGCAAGAATCCGACAAGCGTATAGAAGACCACTTCCTTTGTATAGACGATGATGTATATCACATAGGTGCATCCATTAAGGACTTAGGCAAAAAGTGGTTTGGTTTCTCCAAGATGGAGATACTTACACCAGAAGAATTGGTGGAAAGAATCAACAGGGGATAA
- a CDS encoding RHS repeat domain-containing protein: MQHIEYVPFGEVFVEERNNIWNTPYLFNAKEFYEETGLYYYGARYHDPRVSLWMNVDSTLSKRKNKRNKI, from the coding sequence GTGCAGCATATTGAGTATGTTCCTTTCGGGGAGGTGTTCGTTGAGGAGCGCAACAACATCTGGAATACACCTTATCTTTTCAATGCGAAGGAATTCTATGAGGAGACGGGATTGTATTACTATGGGGCGAGGTACCATGACCCGAGGGTAAGTTTGTGGATGAATGTAGATAGTACACTATCAAAAAGAAAAAATAAGAGGAATAAGATATGA